GTGCCCTGATTAGGTAATACAAACCCGTTAACAAAAAAGACTGGAGCCCCAAAGACCCCTCTTGAACAGCCATACTGTAGAACAGAGCAAAGACAAATACCCTTTAGTGTGAAAATGTCATGAGTTAAagtgattttattatataataggtAAAAGGATAAGGCCACACATATAACGTCCAATATTACCTTAAaagaaattcttgttgcttgaTCAGTTGTGCTGTCCTCAAAACCAGCTTGAATAGCTGACTTATTGGACAGACCAGTTGCCTTGGCTGCAAACTTTGCGACAAGATCAACAACAGATGCCCTTGACCAGTTGAAGGTTTGAGCATTGTAGAACCTCTCCTGTCCGAATAAGTGACATGCAACAAAACACTTCAAGTAAGACAAAAGGGAAAGTGTTCCACGAAATGGCCTTGTATTTAAAGGAAACAACCCTATATGATCATATTAGTCTATGATACAATATAGATACTTGCCTATAGGAAAAAGAATCACTGGATTGGAAGCTAACATGCTATGAAACACTGCTCAAAATGGGTGCCGTATGCGTGTCCAACTCGCCTCGACTCGGCGAATCGGCACCGACTAAGAGACTTGCAACCGACTCAGCGGAGTACGAGTCCGACTCGTCATGGGGCGTGCCAACAGACATTCGGCAGTAAACTCGCCATCGACACGGCCATGGACTCGGGACCTTTAAAAAGGCCCAATAATCTTTTTTTAACCTACTTTCAAAGCCTCTCTATCTccatctcttttctttttctcgcATCTTTATCTTCTATACATACACCCATAATTCTTTTTACGAAAGATGGGCATTCTTCTAAGAATGAAAATGCATTAGAATGAgtcttatatttgattatcacTTATTGTAAAGACAATTTTATTACCATAATGAATGAAGTTGATTAATGTTTGACCTATATAAACCTatactattatattattattattttttgccgAGTCCCAATCTTCGATGATTGGCAAATGCCCATATCCACGTGTCCTGTTCACTGTATCCGAGGCCGTGCTCCTAGCtaacatttttcttttttggcaAGTAAGCTAATGTGATGACATACTGCGTTTGGTGAATGTGCAAGTATACTATGAAATGCCTATATCACTGTATTGACACATAACTACTATAAATCTTCTCTTGCCAAGACCATTTCGAAAAAGATGGTAACCTAAAGCTTGAAAAGGAGTGATCTAAATTACGAGCAAATCTATATATACCACACACACAATCAGTTATTTGTTATACTCGAACTTCTCTTATTTCTAACAATCAATACAGAGAAAAGTTACCAAGTGTGAAACTAGAAGCAATTGTTGGATATTGATGATTGAATGAAAATGTTGACGTTCTTTGATTAGATACggctaaaaatattacattcaCCCAAGTTTGTATTATCTTGCACAAATTAAGAAATGGCATACCATCGGTGGTTAGGCAGAATCAACCTCACTCTTTTATCGAGAGATAAGACAACATGGGTGTGCGAGTGTgcataattatcaaaaaaatcataataaaaagaCATGGAAAGCTGATTATTTCTTTTCTAATATAAGGTTATAATAATAAGCATTTCTGGCACCTGGTTCTCAAAGAACTTCTCCAATAAACCGAAAGTAGCAGAACTGTTGATCTTGTCTACAACGTGTAGAGCCCGCGACGTTATAAAAGCATTGTCATGGTAACTGTATTTCAAAAAAGCATCAATTATAATTCAGCACCTCCATCATAAaaccacatatatatatatatatatatatatatatatatatatatatatatatcattcaatTACCCTCCCAATTAAGACCTATTTATATTCAAGCATCTTGACATGAGGTAGAATACAACAAAACATAAaaccacatatatatatatatatatcattcaatTACCCTCCCAATTAAGACCTATTTATATTCAAGCATCTTGACATGAGGTAGAATACAACAAAAAGTTAATCCGAATCATACACATgaagaaattataataaaaaataaaacaaagtaaaaACAGAAGCATCATAATACTAACGGTAAAGGGAAGGGGTGAACAATAAGAAAGATAGAAGAAGGGTAGTGATGAACAAGTTGTTTAAGTGGAAGCCAAGAGTCCCTGCTGTCTGAGCAAACCGGGTCGAGAAAAGCTTCGATGGATATGAAATCCGGACCCTTCGGCAATGAATAAACAAACCCATCATACTTATCTGGAATTGTAACCTGGGCTTCATCAATCTCAGCTAATAATAACAACAAGACGACGATGATGATGTTGGTACggttaacaattggtatctgtGCGTTTGAGTGTTTCAGAGTAGCCATTTATGCAAGCCAGAGTCTTCAGATGTTCAGatggtttggtttttttttttttggtgtttCTTCTATCCAACGCGACGcaggaaaataaaaatttcctTTCTATTCCAGATCTTCAATTTTTCACGGGAATCACCGGTATCAATTTGGCGCAATATCTCACACAATTAACAAAAATGGCCATAAATATCATGTTTATTAAAATGgctaaaaatattgttttttttacaatGCAGACTTATAtgtcttacaaattagtatcttttctaataattttcggatgagccagagtcgaatcAGGGTCTTTCGgaacaacagaggataaatccATCACTTGGACTATCCACTCGTGCTCACTAAAAgtattgtttcaaaattcaaaaacggGTGTTTTCAACTGAAAATCTCATTTGAAATTGCTTTTTGGAAAaacttaatttaaaataatgttttGGGTTAAAAACACAACTAAAAATAGTGTTTTCTGTATTTTTTAAATACGCTAACCGATATTCTGTTTTAGTGCTCATGCGATATTTGATACCATTCTTTTAGGATATAATATTTGGAATTTTGTTTCtcgaatttgtaatatataatccGACATCCTAATATTGTTAGTGTTAATAGTTCGTCCAGAAAGATTGTTTGAGTCTCAACTCAAGTGAACAAGTCACGGAGATTTGATGGAcggtttaaaaaaattatttggatttCAACTCAGATATCTATCTTCTTTTCGAGTTATTTACTTACAAAATATTGCAAGCAAATATTTCAAACATGGCTTTTATCCTCTGTAATATTGGATCATCCAGATTTGACTCGCAACTTATCTCGAGACATTAAAGCTACTCATCTATCTATcttctatctatctatctatattataGTTTCTGAAGCCTGTTTACTACAGTACTTCTCCATCCAAAAAATTGACCCCGACTTttttctaaattgcaaaaatgcCACTTGATACGTGTCTGTTAAAAAACCTGGCCCAGCTTATTATTGCTTATGTGTTTAAAGCCTCGGTCACACATCTGTACTATCAAACTTCTGCAGCTTCTCTTGGAAGCTTTGTTTTCAAATCAAacgaatttcatttttttatttgcttTACTTGCGTTTCAAGTATTCAAATTCAAACAGAATGTATTCAAATTATAGAAGTTGCTTATCTCTCTGTATATTGTGCGTACTGTCTCTTTCTTTTCCTACCTTCTTCTTCCTGTCAATTCTGTTACGTTTCTCTCTTTTATGTTCGTAGTGTTTCTTCAGTATAATCTCTATTcaattattaattttctaatgaTTTCTAAGTCTTATAATTGCAGGTTAAACTTCGTTGACAAAGTGTTTGATGATTGgtccaaaagaaaaaaatatggtAAATTTGTCAATGTTAGGTCTTTTTTTGTATACGATACACTAACTTTGCATACTATGTttattcatattcatgatttgaTAATATTTATGGAGATTTGCAGGTTGGAGGCTTAATTAGTTATATGCATATCTTTGTTTATCATTTTTTTGTTTGGGTTTTATGTATGTATTCTGTTAATTATTGATTTTCTACTGATCAATGATAATTTTTCTACATTTTTGTTTAGGTGAATGTTTATTTGAGATTaaggatattaaaattatctgAGTTACATGAGGTGGGAtagctatattttttttaatatatatggtGGTAAACattctttatattatataataaaatgctTAACTTACTGCTTATATTTTAGTAGATGACTCTATTAAACTGTTTGTCTCTCGCTTTATTTTTAGATTACAAAGCACTTAAACGAAGAAAGACAGCAAGAAATGTTAAGAAAGAAGATGGTTTCAGGAATACAGAGCCACATGATTTTTGTTTGAACAATTCAGAGGCACCAACCAGCTCAGAATTCTCTTCTGACAACTaaacatgtactccctccgtccccctcaattgtttacattagagggggacacggagaccaagacaatgtataaaaaatgagtaaagttagatgaaaagtgggtaaagtggtgggacctatcaatatttaataatagatttgagatagtggaggaaaatagtgggtgtaatcgaatacacccccgtaaagAAAATTCTCATACACAACATTGTGCTGAAAAACCAAGAAAATGGCATGTAGATGGGAACAGAAAcacaaattcttttaaaaaagatGAGCTAAAGATATGAACAATAAAAATTCATTGAAAAGGTGTTAGTATGAAATGTATTTGATAGTAAGCAAAATACTATAATAGAGTTGAACATAAAACTGTACATGTTAAACTATCCACTACTCCAGTTGCTTCAACTACTCCAGCTCAGCATAGTCCAACTCAGCATAACAGCCTGGAAGTATCTGGACGTCCACCACCTTCTCATTCTGTTACCGTAAATAGAAATGCTAGCTGTAATTATTGTTAGTTAGTTAGACTACTCAGCTCTATATATAGTCAGTTactgtaatgacccggatttttaaaaatatttttattagtattaaaagtgattttcttcaaagaagggaataagatttaatattttattccagtttagtgagttttcaaggttttatatttaaaccccgggttattgtgttattgatacgtaattgtattttcaacactgattttcatatattgttttgaaaattctgtatgaatattatgtgaatatgtgttatgtgattaagtggtattggtgaatttgtttgttaattaattgtgGTTAATAAcggatattatatgattaatacatgaatttttgtgaatattgTACTATCTGGTTTATTTAATTAACCGCTCATATGTGCtcggatttgagatatttcaatttctatatgatcaggataaaatgtagtttatttggatattttgtaTCGATTTATgaaatgttagatgattttataatcgatttacagatttaattgcgtatatttgtatttatttattaattatttgatcttTTTGGAAACCGTCCACTCGTGACGGAGCAACGATTTTATTCCCGAaagtttcgagaaaactcacctttagcctaatttgaatattccggacagttttcgtgttttgactttttcgatccggagtacggttttactcggagtcggtccggcggagttttgcgggtatcttaattgttgataattatccagtttgtctcgataagcgtgaaacgagatattttgattattatattcatccttatcttgtaataattgcaatgggacccgcagaccaataattgagttaaaaagccccgttttgatgattatctcgaaaaccagtaccgattggaccccgctttattaatataaagctattaaatacgtattttcatgtcataaacgatccaaaggggtaccaattatttgtaaatataaatagacctttctagagcttattttcacccgtaaaatcatttcaccagtttctttccacgaataccgagagaaatcgagcggtgttcttcataatcaaacgaagatttgaaggtgttattggagtcagaatcaagcgtgcaaatagtcaaatcgaagatatcgaagagtagaacccaaatcaatcatcaaaaacaacatgagattcacaggtagggagtaattgaagttttaaaattcgaattattatgatttaaatagtgGATTTTTGTAAAcgtgtttgtttgattgtttggatgattccatgttgtagaacgtgtttttctcgtcgttttggtatattatatgttgaatttgggGTTCGGAATCATATAGAAACAGTGGTTTAATTCTTGAGTAGgtgttcttgagtgttcttcGTGGGTTATGAATATTTTCAATTGAGATTTGGGCGTTTCTTATCTGTTAATCACATGAGCAATCGGTTGATATGGTTGGATAGAGCGTGAAGAGAGGAACTTGTGGGTATGTTCAAAAGTTATGTGGGATTCCCGGAAAGGGGTCACCGGAGTTTCGAAAGAAACTCGCCGGCGGGTTTTTGCTTCGATTTTCCGGCCATTCTTTGCGACGATTGGTGATTCTGATCAAGTGTGTAGGTTCCTGGTGATCGGTAGTCGAGTTATGCGTAGTTTGGTGGCCGCCCGAGGCCTGTTTAGCCGATTCCGGCGAGTCAGGGGTGCCAACGGCGACAAAGTGCCGTTTGGTCACCCAacttatgaagatgatgaagttaTTGTATTCGAGTTTTGAAAATTACAAATTACCCCCTGGAACTTTTGGaaagttacactttaaaccctggacaaaaactttcaaaagtttacaaaataaaccttttgatttaattttctaaaattgttttattgaattattttaaattccaaaaatagtttttaattatttctttattcaaaaataaatctaaattagtttgttaattaattttaattagtaattaattattttaattagtcaattaatttaaatattaattgattaattaatttaattaattattaattgattttaattgattaattatttggatttaattaatcctttttgatttaaaaattccgaaaaatagtttcgagctttaaaatatttttccaaattattttcaaggctcgataattgttatgaatgatttcaagcccaatttcaagtatttgggacttgattatttatccgaaaagtgattcttttatcgattttaattccgaaaaatgtttaaaaattccagaaaattcccgaaaaatcatttttaacccaagagttGATTTGACATAAATTggggtgggaaaccttatgtgctATATGAAGATTACTATCTatttgatgtgttatgtgccgatagagAGTAAGAAAACAGTTTTGttcataacttttgactcgtaATTCAGAATGGAGTGAAACGAAAAAGGGattaaagcttataaagtctattttaatgTGACATAGTAATATGGTGGAGTatagaatgtgaataattgttgttaaatgtgtagaatatgattatatgtgatTTAATTGCTATTAATTGAGATTGCATGGACTATCTGGTTGTTCTAGTATTACATAAATGTGATAAATGATTGaatgacatagtgtcgtgtCTTGATAAATATCGGATAAAAGCATATGAATTATAGTGATTGGATgtggttggttgattgttgattgagataggataacaggtggatagtctaataaatagacgagacgatgtcggattttcgataagatttatatgatatttaattgataatatgttatgtggaatatgattagactatatggtagagtcaaagcatgattatgtgttaagtgatatttgatgagttTAAAGGGTTGTATAAGTGAGTATcggtatacgtgatatgtatatgcgatatattatttagtgactatagtattatcttattctcgttaaggatttggacgagacgtgtatgcccgaagacgttcagaaagtCACGTGGGgttacaaagcgaataagggatgaatcgagtaagcgaagcgaagtggcgaatagagtatagctagagatggtctagagattacgagatgcatagattgtgaaagttgaaagatgagatagagatgtgagattggagtcagatttaaggcaagtatcctaaacctttctcttggatatattgcaaatattctgatccattcctttggtatatgtttcaagtattcatacctttcttttcaatgttcgaaagtgcgagtattctgaaccattctttctaatcttcaagtttctaaagaatttccgttttacaaattaatttgaagttcagattgtcattgaagcatgtgttgctcagtgatagttagagctttgaatgaattgggatcttcttgattattcaacccgccattgtcatgctggtttagcaggctaaattcagttgcttagccgataatggaggatactgaatagttgaggatttcctgaactgtgatttatgaaatgatggatcatgatttatgaatagattattatcaaagtttgaattgaaattattctgttgttgatgatatttatgatgatgttctgttaatttacattggcttcttgaattgaattagagaattggattattgtttttatataaacctgtggaccagattcgtggtcatgtaaggccaatgagtgccttggatccagtgatagagcatggcggggcctgctcggggttagtgcggaactgatcagctgcctaaccttggttttaattaaaatgtgatagtccaattcaataattctttggaaagattgaatttctcagtttaaatgctgcaaggtattgtaaatcattctatacaataccatgaactcatgaactcaggttgaatcctcttatatcttgaactcgtgaacttctattatatcatttcagaactatcattgtttattattacttgctgagcattgttgctcacccttgctattcctttctaaccatttcagaaaggcttaaagatgagatgattgattgagattgtgagtaaggctaatgctaggcgaggagacagagttgaggatccagtggtcgaggagtgttcaggaaagttgatgaggttggtgcaagctggaatagttgacagtgattcttcttatcgaagatgatctgatttggtaagagatgttgtgtaataatagtggtagattctaatttcaatactgtaacctggatgcgatcctgttgcttttagggggtttaaatgttctctttcgaatcagttattaaagtttaaatgttctcttgaaattctcctattatggctttcaagtttgaaattcaggttttgaaatcattcgatttatgttctcattcaaatcttttattaaatgttttcaggttttaaattctctgattttattatctaaaaataaaaaaataaaaaaaaaatttacaggtTTTcgaaagtgttttaaaaaggtttttatgtggtgacgtcagaatccaggcccccggattctcggaccgtcacagttggtatcagagccaggttataagtatttgaaattagaatatagattatagttataggttttctagagaagaatgtggtgtaacctcacatagaggtatGGTCGGACTATTTAGGAATAGTCTAGAGATGTGAGTGAAGCATAGAGTTTAATTAGATGATCAAGTTAAGTGTGGATATCTAAAGAGATTAGGATTCTTAAGTTTAGacatatgatttctagtatgttgATTAATTGAGATGGTGAATTGTGGGAAAGGTCAGTATTAGACCTATatagaagagtttgatagtgaatgattgaattgagaatggtgaaaatgcagagttcagagtattctgactatactgcatatTTGAAAATGGAGTATCATATTGATTTGAGGATGATATaaatgcatggttcatagtatgttgaccatgtccgatatttggaagatgtatattgttttgagtgaagatatgaagagtaagtgtagagtatgagttgtattggattagaaggagagattggttgataggtgagaagtgaatgatagagagtacgtggaattgagtccagttattagagatgatgtctacgagtaagttagaacgttagtcCTCGACGACGACGCTTTAAGTAAGCGGGacaaggtgggcccataacccacagggcGACGATTCAGAAAATCGGAGATATGCTACGTGTTGTGTTATGGACTTCAAAGGCAACTGGATGAAGCATGAGAACGTGGACTACATGGGCGAGAGTTATTACGAACGATAACGTCTACGATGACATCTTACGAGGCTATTACGAGTCAAATCGATTGATCATCAAGAATGTTGAAAAGAAGACATATATCGtacaatgatttattgaagtagAGTCGGAatctgagaagaccttggcaatacctctcttcaactaaaaattcttttgattgttttctcatcagtgagatattatcatgatatcttttctacaaaagttttgataaatgagatcttcaatttctcaaattctaagatgacattgatattgattattggtatgagttggaaagcaaagatgtgtgataaaggtttgttgtgaagagatagtgatgttccttgatattgtttgaCATTTCTTGACATTCCTTGATACCCTTTCATCTTCCTTGATATCCCTTAGTGTTCTTTGATATTGTTGAcattccttgatattctctgatATTCCTTAACATTTCTTCaatttgattgggatgaacaaccctatttataggggacacaaggtatacctgtctgtgtgataggagttggatgggacgccatcacttgtgtgtgttgtgattacaagaaggttaacaacctttagtagtgtctaatgtgGACACGCAACACCAAGTTCGTTGATCATATAGATCTCTCAGTCACTCTTTTATTCAAATGTGATCTACCTTGAAAACATTTTGTTCTATTAAAAATTCCcaaagattgattcttgggaaatgaaTTCTGCAATTGTGAAAGTTGATTCTCCAATTTCTTTAAAGCTAAAGGTATGCCAAGGCCGATCAAAGGTGAATGATGATACGTTATTATGAAGCGTATAGTGGAATCTTATAAGTGATACGTTTGAGTTCTCTTTgcggattccgaggacggaatccttataaggggggtagaatgtaatatcccatattattaaatttagatttgattattataaatctatttgtctaaatattattgttggctttagttgaaaagtgaatt
This genomic window from Daucus carota subsp. sativus chromosome 7, DH1 v3.0, whole genome shotgun sequence contains:
- the LOC108196367 gene encoding uncharacterized protein LOC108196367 yields the protein MATLKHSNAQIPIVNRTNIIIVVLLLLLAEIDEAQVTIPDKYDGFVYSLPKGPDFISIEAFLDPVCSDSRDSWLPLKQLVHHYPSSIFLIVHPFPLPYHDNAFITSRALHVVDKINSSATFGLLEKFFENQERFYNAQTFNWSRASVVDLVAKFAAKATGLSNKSAIQAGFEDSTTDQATRISFKYGCSRGVFGAPVFFVNGFVLPNQGTPVDYETWRSIIDPLLDKKGITRQDLVQFS